The genomic stretch CCCTCTTGATTAATCTGATTCTCGTACGCGCTGCTTCTCACACCAAATTAAGTCAGCCTAAGATCTCCCAGGACACTACTCGATGCCGTGCGTTTCTATTCTATTGAAACAGAAGACGTAGGATAAGGCAAACTAAGCAACTCAATGCCGTGCGTTTCTATTCTATTGCAAAAGCTttagtaaaaattacataaaaaaattgAACAATGGCAAGGAGTGTACATTTCTTTCTTTCATTCATGAAATACAATCAACAAAGGCAAGGAATGTACATTTCTTTCGTTGCGGAATACAATCAACAGCGCATCCTTCCTTTAAAAATGGATGCATGTTGATTGAATGGATACAAATGGGGTAAATCTCTCAGAAAACAGCTTATTGCTGATATAAGAGAGCTTCGACAAGTGGTTTCACATTTGATGGCTACCCCTAAACTACAACTACCATCTTCAAAGAAGGAAAAACTAAGCAATTATGTCGGGAATTACGCAATTATGCAAGGCAGATGTCGGCTTGTTGCTTAAAGAAGAAAACATGGTCCTCAGAATATCAGATGTAGCTGTACTGGAAGCAGGATGCGCACCTTTGACTGATTCTTCGTTGTTCTTCAGAAAAACCTCCGCACCATTTGGATGAAGCTGAGTTAGCGAATGAACAACAGTCATTGAGAAGGTATTGTGCTTCGAAGAACTTGCTTTATGTAGACTAGCCGATAGTCGTTGTATGATGCTTCTCACCCCAGGATCGTCGTATCCACGTGTTTCAACGCCTAGCCTGAAGAAAATATAACATATAGCCATATAAATATGCAGGTAAAAGGAAAGATGTGGAAACCTTCTAAAATAACATTCCAAGAGATACCCACCTGCCTAAATCACCCAACAGTGTGACAACAGCAGTCGACATGATACTCTCGGGATCACATGATTCCACTGTCTCTAACAGTTTTGACACAACTTTGTCACATACCCAACCCCAGCTCTGCAATAGTGGAAAGTAAGACTACTCGTCAATGAACTTAACATTAAGCAGAGACAatatttaagaaaatgaaatgaaaaaatggATTACCATATGAGTAGCAAGCAACTCAAGAGCTGACAGGATAGCAACTAAGAAACGTGAATCGAATGTATCAGCTTGATTATGGGGATCTGTAAATGCTTGCATTTCTTCTATTAGCTTAGATGAAACGTCATCCAAACAAATAGATCTGTCAGCAAATGGACATTTCTCACATGGAAAACAATGTTGCAAGGTACCATCATCTGGTTGGCTAGTCCCATTAATTGCCAAAGAACCCTCCAAGGACGCCACTATAACCTTTACTGCTTCCATGACTACATGGTAATTACTAATGGTGAAATACTCTTCACCACAAACATAAGCAAATGTATGGAGAATCAACAATGTCATTAAACAATCCGCTCTTCTCATTCCGATGACTTTAAGCGAAAATTCACAAATTGAATCAACAAGACCAGCTGCTGCAGAGATAGATGCCAGTATTAAGCTCCCTGCTACAACCATATTGGTTGACGCCAAACTGGAACGTAAAACATTGCTCTCGCCCTGGTGCAGAATCTCAATATTCGAGTCGCCACAATTTAAGGTGTCAGAGGTCAAGCTAATCCGCAACAGAATTTTCTTGTGAAGTAAAAAATTCTCACTTAAGCTGAGGAAGTCACTAAGGCAGCAAACTTTTGCAAAGAGGTGTCTTCTGTCCATGTTCAACAAAACTGTGACAAAATAACCTATGAATCAGAAATCAAGAAATAACCTGGGTTCTAAGATTATAAAAAAGTTAATGAAAGGAGGCATCAAAGTTACAAAACAAAAAAGATTAATAGAGAAGAACCACACCTGACTGTAGATTTGCACATAAGGTATCCGACAACAAGCTCTGAAAGTCCACGAATTTAGTACATGACGCACTAGCAAAATTGAGtaataaaagagaaaaaaagacgCAAATCATTTCcctgaaaagagaaaaaagaCAGATTAGCAGGTCAGCTTAATATTAACAAACCAAACCGACATGAAATTTCAATTGAACAATGCAGTTATAATTGCAGAGGGAACAATCACAGTGAATTGGTGATGGGAAAAGAGCTTCAGACATAACATAGTAGAAGAGTAGAAGACGATATAAGCAATTAATATGTATAAGCAATAAGCAATTAATATGATTCTAAAtcatttttttgttgattttcccTACAATGGGGGGGGAGGGAGGGGGGGGGGCAATAATAAATGGGTTTTTCTAATGTATGCCCCTAGGGCACATGTTTATAATCCAAAATAAGAAAGATTGTTGAGAATATATCATTAATCATTAATGAATaataaaaaaaggagataaaaaggCACGAGGCAGGAAGAAAGGTTTAACTGTTAATCATATTGGACGAAAAAAAAAAGCAGAATTTGTGAAAAGCCAGCCTGCTCTATGACGTATAACAATGAAAACCCCCATAGTTTAACGACAATGCCATGAGAATAATACCAAAATATACCATATCATTAGCAAGAATACAGACCACTTGAGGTTACCTGGAAACAAGATCTTGTTCCGAGACAAGAGCCAGTAGAATGTCTTCCACCAACCAAGGTTTTTGCAAAGATGAACGTAAACGAGCCATACAAGTTGTAGTAGTACAGAAGATCCTAGTTATACAACCAATATCTTCCATATCAGAGTAAACAACACAGAATTTTGGGATCTTGTCGTGTTCCCCATTCAAATCAGTAGCAATGTTTCTAGCACAGACAGGCATACCTAAATTCTGCATTTCAAAATTGTGCGGTTCAATATCCGGAAGTGTAGGAGACAAAGGCCATTGCAGTGCCATCCTAAAATGTTCCTCAGCAATTGGATCATCCAAATCAAGCAGTTTCATGTAATTCCCATTCAATTGTTGCTCAAAACTTACCAAAACTTCTAAATCAGGAACTACCAGACCACTTCTATGGGATTCGTTAGGCTGAGAAATTTCGTTTCCATTCAGCACAGTGGAGTTGTTGACTTGCTGAAGAACTTGTTGTGGTTCATTTGTTGCCTTCTTTTTCTCCTCAGATAGATCAAAATTGCCAATTGCATAAGCATTATTGCCAGTAACTAATAAATTTACCTTCTCCATCTGCTCTTTCATAGGTGGAACTAATACTTTACCCAAACCAAACAAATTTGTCTCTGCATCCTGGTTGTTTATTTTATCTTGCAACTCCACACATCTGACAACTTCCGATTCGTCAATAATTTTCCTCCTCTTTTTGACATGACCAGGCTCAAATTCAACAGGGTTTATGCTATTTTCAGCAACTGTAGCAATTCTTTCGCAGTCATTCCATTTGGCAATTGGTGTTTGCGGAACAGGATCTTTAATTGTCAATCTTGTCAGTGTTGTCGGAGTGCAAGCTGCTCTTTCCTGTGAGCCCAGCAACTGTTCATCAGAAAAAGATGCTGTGTTGGAGTTAAGAGGAGAACTTGCTAAGATATCACCATGAGAACCTCCTCGCAGAGGATCCAAGTTAATCTTCATACCTGAGGGTGATTCCATGGGTTGCTCTGCGTCAACAAGTCTAGAATTTGGCTTAGGACGACATGATGTATCCCTGGACGATAAGCTGGACGGTCTACGCTCAGCGTCACAACAGAAATTGAGTTGGGGCAGGCCACAATCAGGCGTCCTTCCAGGCAACTCCAAACCTCCAGCATTTAGACGCCGTTTCTGCATGTATTCAGATGATTAGATATCAACCACTACGAAAGATGGAGGACAGAATTTAAACCACATATTCAATACCTTGTTCATATGATTTCTTGCACCAAATGTGTCACTCAACATATCCATTTGATACAGCAAACTTTGGAAGTCCTGTTTTACATTATGCAACTCCTGTTGTGAAGCATTTTTGAGGTCTTTCTCTAACTTAGCAACCTCTTTGTAATGCTTTACCCGTTTCTTCTCAAATTTTAATTGTTCTTGTAAGAAGCTGACTTTTGCTGACATCTGCTTGTTGAAAAGCAATTCAGTGGGAGTACTAGATGCCCCAGCAAGATCTCTACGTTGTTTAACTTCACATAACTGGATCTCCACATCTCTTAGTTTTTGTCGAGCATTTTCAAGCTCCTGGACCATCTTGTTACTTCGACTCTCTTCTTCCATGGCTCTCTTTTCATTTTCTGTAGCGATCCTTGCTTGTTCTTCCAATTTAGACTTCAGAGCATCAGCATGATTTCTCTCGGCGGCTAATACCAATCTTTCTTCATCAAGCATGACATTTACCTTCTTGAGGTCCACCTCTAAACTCTCAATCCTGTCTCTACCGCATTGAAGATCCTGCGATAACTTATCAGCAAGATGCTTCTCCTCCATGGCCTTCTTAGCAATAGCTTCTGCGGCCTTTTTCAGCTCTTCCTTCTCAGACATCTCAAGGTCAGCACGTTTTTTCTCAGAAGCaaccttcttcttttcttcctcaaGTTTTACGCAAAGTTTATCCAATTGCGACATCTCAACTTCTACAGCAATTTGTTGTTCTTTTGACTTCAAAGAAAGATCATCTGCACGCTGTTTCTCTTTGGCTGACACCAACCTTTCGGCCTCTAGCATGTGGTTTACCTTAGTCAGCTCCTGCTGTAAATTCTCTATTATCAGCCTAGTATTGAGAAGATCCTCTAGCAATTTATCAGCATGGCGCTTTTCTTCCATTGCTTTCTCCATACTTGCTTCAGCTGCTTTTGACTTCAAAGAAAGATCATCTGCACGCTGTTTCTCTTTGGCTGACACCAACCTTTCGGCCTCTAGCATGTGGTTTACCTTAGTCAGCTCCTGCTGTAAATTCTCTATTATCAGCCTAGTACTGAGAAGATCCTCTAGCAATTTATCAGCACGGCGCTTTTCTTCCATTGCTTTCTCCATACTAGCTTCAACTGCTTTTTTATGCTCTTCCTTTTCAAACTTCTCATGCTCAGCACATTTTTTTTGAACAATCACTTTCTCCTTTTCTATCTCAAGAATTTTTTTAAGTTCATCTAACTGGGAGGAAAGAGCAGAATTTTGGTTTGACGTAACCTCGTGCAATTCCTTTTGTAGTATctgaaactttttcttttcttcttccaacgaAATAGACAAATTATCAGCACGAAATTTTTCATCTGCAGCCTTCTTCTCGTTTACCTCTGCAATCTTTCTCAGCTCATTGGCTTTTGCCTGCTCTTCATCTGCCTTCTTTTTCTCGACGACAGCGCTCTGTCTTTCAGTCTCAAACATTCTATTTGTCTCTTCCAACTTTTGGGTAATACTTTTTACTTCATTGTTTAGTGTCTCTACCAGATTTTCATCTTCTTCAGATTTTCTCTTGGCTTCATCAACTAATTTACACGCTTCATCCGCTCTCTTCTTTTCAGATTTTAAATTTTTCTGTAATTCAGCAATTTTTTTCTTGTCAGTGGGAGAAATCTTTTTGCCTTTAACAGAGCCAGAGTTTCCTTCTTCCAGGAGCTTTTTAAGTTGCTCTATCTCTCCCTCCTTCTCAGAGATGCATTCGCGGAGAAGTAGTGATTCTTTTTCCAACTCGTTGTTTTTACAATTTACATCAGCCTCAGTCGAACATATCCTAGACTTCAGTGCAGCAATTTCATTGTTTAATGTCTCCACCAGATTTCTATCTTCTTCAGATTTTCTATTGGCTGCATCAACTAATTCACATGCCTCATCAGCTCTGTTCTTTTCAGATTTTAGGTTTTTCTGTAATTCAGCAATTTTTTTCTTGTCCGATGGAGAAACCTTTTTGCCTTTAACGGGGCCAGAGTTTCCTTCTTCCAGGAGCTTTTTAAGTTGTTGTATCTCTCCCTCTTTCTGAGAGATACATTCGCGGAGAAGTAGTGTTTCTTTTTCCAACTCGTTTTTACAATTTGTATCCGCCTCATTCGAACATATCTTAGACTTCAGTGCAGCAACTTCATCCTCCAACGAGGTTCTAAGAGAAGCCTCTTTCGCTTTCTCCTCTTCCAGAACATCTGCTCGGTTTTGCTGATCTTGAAATGCTGCAGATAGTACAGTTACATTGTCAGAAACTCATAAGAAGCCATAGAAATGAACAAATGATAAATAAAGTTCATGTTCCCTATAGCAAGCTACGGCACACTGACAGAGTATATACAACTTTAGTCAAGTGTGTACCCAATCACAATCCTTACTGCAGTAACAGAAACTGATGGAAACTTCAAAAAGGTTGGTTGAAACTTAATATTGAAAACTGATAGCACCGAGATCAAAACACAGCGAATAGAATCTGTCTATCTTTCCAAAAAACTGCCAAAACGGAAAAAATATAAACCACCATAGTCTAATAGAACAGAGCTTACCACCCACTAACTCAATGAATATCTCACTAATATATAAATATGAAACCTTTGCATCAATCGGACTACTCAAACGAACATACCAATAAGCCAAGAGTCTCACAAATTTCAAGTCCTTGACAAAACAGGGTAAATTCTATAATTCAACCTGATTAGCCCAACCTAATGCCTCAAAATTCCGGCACATGGTGACGTAAGAGAGTTGACGATACTTAACCTTCACTAATAGATACCTCGAAAATAACAAGAAATGCGCAGTAGCCGCAAGAGAGGGGTACACAAAGTCTACTGAGTCTACTCAATGCCGAAAACTACATTACATCCAGCGAATCATGTgatataaacaaaaaaaaattaccttTCTGAAGGTTGAGATTCTCAATTTCCATACTCTTAATTTTACCCTCGAGTATTTCCATCCCATTCCGAAGAAGGGTTCGCCGTTCCGCCATTTTCGCGTACTTTGCTTGCAACTGTTCAATCAACGAACTAAAATTCAGACTAATTaacaactactactactactactacgacAACAACAAAGCAGAGGTCGCTTAACATGAATCATCATTCAAAACCGTATACGAGAAAGCGAAAGAATGTAGTAAAGGAGGTCGTAAAATGAGACTAATGAACTAAGGTCAAGAAATTCATGAACTTCAACACACACATTATATTTTGGGTCCCTTATATTTTACATATTAAATTaaacaattaaataaataatgaaGAAAGAATTTACCGCACTACAACAGGGATTAGAGGACGACGCCATATTCGCTGCTGTAGATGGATTCGACGCCATTTCAATTTGATTAATTATGAAAGAGcatcaagaaccctaatttttaGAATAAACTAAATTTGTAATCATGGAATGtgatttgtgaggaaagtgtaattatggaattggggatttttttttttttttttaatttgtgatTTGATTTGATGATTTGGGGGAGAAAGTCGAACGTGTGTAGATTCAGGGAAGGGTGGTGTTGAGAATTAGGGTTTTAGATTTAGGAATTTTGAGGAGAGACAGAGAAGGGTGGGCTgggtttatttatttgttttgaaTTTCGTAACCTGTTTTTGTCGGTTCGACATAACAGGCCCAATTTTATGATTTGGATAGGAAATGTTTTCTCCAACTGTCCATATGACTCTTAAATCTCTAAGTTAGGAAGGTCATTTTAATGTTGACGGAATTTAAATAAGATTATAAGTATCACCTTTTAATCTTTTATTACTATATCAACTAAGCTGATTGTACATATACAATTCTGTATATAAACTAGGTAGCACCAAACgaacacggacacgtgacacggcattcTATGAAATTAGAACACGttacacgttatttaaatttattattataaacattcgattttatttttgtaaaagtatttgatattaaatttaaataagtgaaggtgAAATTTGGCTTGACAATAGCTCATTTTCATTTCTCACCCAAACCCATCTTCTAATCGATTCTTTCAACATCTCATTTttcgtctaaagaacatcattcgcCCCAAATAATGTCCAAGTACCATGGACACGCATCGGACATGTGGTCAAATAATATGGACACGCGTCGAACACGTACCCAAATAAATGAtaaaagttagacacggctttatagaAGTCCGAAATGTTTAAGCGTGTGTCCAACACGGTGTCGAACACGGAACAACGGATTAAGAAGAGTGTCTGTCCTCCCTAGCATATAAATAATActtcctctgtcccggtcatttgttgtcctttttca from Silene latifolia isolate original U9 population chromosome 5, ASM4854445v1, whole genome shotgun sequence encodes the following:
- the LOC141657155 gene encoding uncharacterized protein LOC141657155 isoform X2 yields the protein MASNPSTAANMASSSNPCCSALQAKYAKMAERRTLLRNGMEILEGKIKSMEIENLNLQKAFQDQQNRADVLEEEKAKEASLRTSLEDEVAALKSKICSNEADTNCKNELEKETLLLRECISQKEGEIQQLKKLLEEGNSGPVKGKKVSPSDKKKIAELQKNLKSEKNRADEACELVDAANRKSEEDRNLVETLNNEIAALKSRICSTEADVNCKNNELEKESLLLRECISEKEGEIEQLKKLLEEGNSGSVKGKKISPTDKKKIAELQKNLKSEKKRADEACKLVDEAKRKSEEDENLVETLNNEVKSITQKLEETNRMFETERQSAVVEKKKADEEQAKANELRKIAEVNEKKAADEKFRADNLSISLEEEKKKFQILQKELHEVTSNQNSALSSQLDELKKILEIEKEKVIVQKKCAEHEKFEKEEHKKAVEASMEKAMEEKRRADKLLEDLLSTRLIIENLQQELTKVNHMLEAERLVSAKEKQRADDLSLKSKAAEASMEKAMEEKRHADKLLEDLLNTRLIIENLQQELTKVNHMLEAERLVSAKEKQRADDLSLKSKEQQIAVEVEMSQLDKLCVKLEEEKKKVASEKKRADLEMSEKEELKKAAEAIAKKAMEEKHLADKLSQDLQCGRDRIESLEVDLKKVNVMLDEERLVLAAERNHADALKSKLEEQARIATENEKRAMEEESRSNKMVQELENARQKLRDVEIQLCEVKQRRDLAGASSTPTELLFNKQMSAKVSFLQEQLKFEKKRVKHYKEVAKLEKDLKNASQQELHNVKQDFQSLLYQMDMLSDTFGARNHMNKKRRLNAGGLELPGRTPDCGLPQLNFCCDAERRPSSLSSRDTSCRPKPNSRLVDAEQPMESPSASFSDEQLLGSQERAACTPTTLTRLTIKDPVPQTPIAKWNDCERIATVAENSINPVEFEPGHVKKRRKIIDESEVVRCVELQDKINNQDAETNLFGLGKVLVPPMKEQMEKVNLLVTGNNAYAIGNFDLSEEKKKATNEPQQVLQQVNNSTVLNGNEISQPNESHRSGLVVPDLEVLNLGMPVCARNIATDLNGEHDKIPKFCVVYSDMEDIGCITRIFCTTTTCMARLRSSLQKPWLVEDILLALVSEQDLVSREMICVFFSLLLLNFASASCTKFVDFQSLLSDTLCANLQSVLLNMDRRHLFAKVCCLSDFLSLSENFLLHKKILLRISLTSDTLNCGDSNIEILHQGESNVLRSSLASTNMVVAGSLILASISAAAGLVDSICEFSLKVIGMRRADCLMTLLILHTFAYVCGEEYFTISNYHVVMEAVKVIVASLEGSLAINGTSQPDDGTLQHCFPCEKCPFADRSICLDDVSSKLIEEMQAFTDPHNQADTFDSRFLVAILSALELLATHMSWGWVCDKVVSKLLETVESCDPESIMSTAVVTLLGDLGRLGVETRGYDDPGVRSIIQRLSASLHKASSSKHNTFSMTVVHSLTQLHPNGAEVFLKNNEESVKGAHPASSTATSDILRTMFSSLSNKPTSALHNCVIPDIIA
- the LOC141657155 gene encoding uncharacterized protein LOC141657155 isoform X1; its protein translation is MASNPSTAANMASSSNPCCSALQAKYAKMAERRTLLRNGMEILEGKIKSMEIENLNLQKAFQDQQNRADVLEEEKAKEASLRTSLEDEVAALKSKICSNEADTNCKNELEKETLLLRECISQKEGEIQQLKKLLEEGNSGPVKGKKVSPSDKKKIAELQKNLKSEKNRADEACELVDAANRKSEEDRNLVETLNNEIAALKSRICSTEADVNCKNNELEKESLLLRECISEKEGEIEQLKKLLEEGNSGSVKGKKISPTDKKKIAELQKNLKSEKKRADEACKLVDEAKRKSEEDENLVETLNNEVKSITQKLEETNRMFETERQSAVVEKKKADEEQAKANELRKIAEVNEKKAADEKFRADNLSISLEEEKKKFQILQKELHEVTSNQNSALSSQLDELKKILEIEKEKVIVQKKCAEHEKFEKEEHKKAVEASMEKAMEEKRRADKLLEDLLSTRLIIENLQQELTKVNHMLEAERLVSAKEKQRADDLSLKSKAAEASMEKAMEEKRHADKLLEDLLNTRLIIENLQQELTKVNHMLEAERLVSAKEKQRADDLSLKSKEQQIAVEVEMSQLDKLCVKLEEEKKKVASEKKRADLEMSEKEELKKAAEAIAKKAMEEKHLADKLSQDLQCGRDRIESLEVDLKKVNVMLDEERLVLAAERNHADALKSKLEEQARIATENEKRAMEEESRSNKMVQELENARQKLRDVEIQLCEVKQRRDLAGASSTPTELLFNKQMSAKVSFLQEQLKFEKKRVKHYKEVAKLEKDLKNASQQELHNVKQDFQSLLYQMDMLSDTFGARNHMNKKRRLNAGGLELPGRTPDCGLPQLNFCCDAERRPSSLSSRDTSCRPKPNSRLVDAEQPMESPSASFSDEQLLGSQERAACTPTTLTRLTIKDPVPQTPIAKWNDCERIATVAENSINPVEFEPGHVKKRRKIIDESEVVRCVELQDKINNQDAETNLFGLGKVLVPPMKEQMEKVNLLVTGNNAYAIGNFDLSEEKKKATNEPQQVLQQVNNSTVLNGNEISQPNESHRSGLVVPDLEVLVSFEQQLNGNYMKLLDLDDPIAEEHFRMALQWPLSPTLPDIEPHNFEMQNLGMPVCARNIATDLNGEHDKIPKFCVVYSDMEDIGCITRIFCTTTTCMARLRSSLQKPWLVEDILLALVSEQDLVSREMICVFFSLLLLNFASASCTKFVDFQSLLSDTLCANLQSVLLNMDRRHLFAKVCCLSDFLSLSENFLLHKKILLRISLTSDTLNCGDSNIEILHQGESNVLRSSLASTNMVVAGSLILASISAAAGLVDSICEFSLKVIGMRRADCLMTLLILHTFAYVCGEEYFTISNYHVVMEAVKVIVASLEGSLAINGTSQPDDGTLQHCFPCEKCPFADRSICLDDVSSKLIEEMQAFTDPHNQADTFDSRFLVAILSALELLATHMSWGWVCDKVVSKLLETVESCDPESIMSTAVVTLLGDLGRLGVETRGYDDPGVRSIIQRLSASLHKASSSKHNTFSMTVVHSLTQLHPNGAEVFLKNNEESVKGAHPASSTATSDILRTMFSSLSNKPTSALHNCVIPDIIA